A single genomic interval of Spinacia oleracea cultivar Varoflay chromosome 6, BTI_SOV_V1, whole genome shotgun sequence harbors:
- the LOC110778772 gene encoding uncharacterized protein has product MEDPPFYPSTRGQTQMTPNRISLRPRLLNSRREPTYHIQQGFNNLTLRHMSTPFSEDIMNAPKEPKVKTPTIEAYDGTTDPHMHLVAYRHHMYVQGTNEATWCKYFPATLKGVASKWFERLPPGSIASLNELQTLFSTRFMAPKEERKTSMHLGRIQHGKDESLRSYVKRFNLEAGQIPDLPDGVFFDNFIRGLKKGSFKFDLVNKSVRTMDEVLDEAEAFIHATEICSASKDGRIGEATDSSGKKDKIDRKAPRVNGTWALSKEHDNNSPGHKRERPQEREYFEYNTDLLTILKDVGTRYDLERPFPMKSPVESRDPKLYCQFHEDIGHETKNCRSLKRALDDLASKGHLKTYLQRNAHGSGKSEYKKNKSPVSPTEGNHTEGGFVAVISGGSAAGGPTMRGQKDYARRLGQVMLSGKSPLDPFPRIDICESDGGRIATPHDDPLVIEFKISNMRVKRILIDTGSSSDIMSVECLNRLAHDPKTMYSIHYPIIGFGGSIIHPVGVITLPVRIGDRKNGRKMEVNFLIVKDLTTYNVILGRPTLNKIRAVVVTHLMLLNGLQHTMKFSEHFVQTIPRIHIATLIFCVPPRVSFSQKAKQP; this is encoded by the exons ATGGAAGATCCACCGTTTTACCCCTCTACTCGAGGACAGACCCAGATGACGCCCAACAGGATAAGCCTGCGTCCACGCCTGCTCAACAGCCGCCGTGAACCAACTTACCACATTCAGCAAGGGTTTAATAATCTGACgctaaggcacatgagtactCCCTTCTCCGAGGATATCATGAACGCCCCAAAAGAGCCCAAGGTAAAAACTCCTACCATTGAAGCCTATGACGGTACCACAGATCCCCATATGCACTTAGTTGCATACCGTCATCatatgtatgttcaaggaaccaatgaagccacttggtgcaaatatttcCCGGCCACTctcaaaggagtagcgtctAAATGGTTTGAGCGATTGCCCCCAGGGTCAATTGCCTCTTTAAACGAACTGCAGACTCTGTTCTCCACCAGGTTCATGGCAcccaaggaagaaaggaaaacaagtaTGCACTTGGGACGAATTCAACATGGGAAGGATGAGTCACTAAGAAGCTATGTGAAACGCTTCAACCTAGAGGCCGGACAAATCCCAGATTTGCCGGATGGCGTCTTCTTCGATAATTTTATCAGGGGACTGAAGAAGGGATCCTTTAAGTTTGACCTAGTCAATAAAAGTGTGCGGACTATGGATGAGGTTTTGGACGAggctgaagcatttatccatgcaacagaaatatgcagcgcgtcaaaAGATGGAAGGATTGGAGAAGCAACAGATTCCTCGGGGAAGAAAGACAAGATAGACAGAAAAGCCCCACGAGTAAATGGTACTTGGGCACTCTCAAAAGAGCATGATAACAATTCTCCTGGACACAAGAGAGAACGTCCACAAGAAAGGGAATActtcgagtataacacagatcTCCTCACAATACTGAAAGACGTCGGAACCAGGTATGACCTTGAACGACCTTTCCCCATGAAGTCTCCTGTTGAGAGTCGAGACCCTAAgttatattgccagttccatgaagacaTAGGGCATGAAACCAAGAACTGCAGAAGCTTGAAGAGAGCTCTAGACGACCTAGCCTCTAAAGGACACCTCAAGACCTACTTACAGAGGAATGCTCACGGCTCTGGGAAAAGCGagtacaaaaagaacaagtcacctgtCTCACCTACGGAGGGAAATCACACCGAAGGGGggtttgtagccgtcatatctgggGGATCGgccgctggaggacccaccatgagggGACAGAAAGATTATGCTCGCCGCCTGGGGCAGGTAATGCTGTCAGGAAAGTCACCTCTGGACCCATTCCCACGGATCGATATATGTGAGTCGGATGGTGGACGAATAGCCACTCCGCATGATGATCCTCTTGTGATCGAGTTCAAAATATCCAATATGAGGGTGAAGCGCATCTTAATAGACACGGGGAGCTCGTCTGACATAATGAGCGTGGAATGCCTCAACCGCCTAGCACATGACCCCAAAACCATGTATAGCAtacactatcccatcattggttttggaggaAGCATTATACATCCTGTAGGCGTCATCACTTTGCCGGTTCGGATTGGGGATAGAAAAAACGGACGGAAGATGGAAGTGAACTTCCTAATTGTTAAGGATTTGACAACATACAACgtcatcttgggacgacccaccCTGAACAAGATTAGAGCagtagtcgtcacccatctgatgcttttgaa cggtcttcagcataccatgAAGTTCAGTGAGCATTTTGTACAGACTATTCCTAGAATACACATTGCAACCCTAATTTTCTGTGTGCCTCCTAGAGTGAGTTTTTCCCAAAAAGCCAAACAACCTTGA